Proteins from a genomic interval of bacterium:
- the purN gene encoding phosphoribosylglycinamide formyltransferase, with amino-acid sequence MMLSLGVFVSGRGSNLQALFAAIESKRLDARIVLVLSNKAEAGGLALAREYGVPALHLAAGQFPSEVEYSRHLAALLTEHGVDFIVLAGYLQKIPSALIRQFHHRILNIHPALLPAFGGKGMYGHHVHEAVLDYGCKVSGVTVHLVDDDYDHGAPVLQQCVPVREDDTATSLAARVLEVEHEILPRAVQLFASGRIRIAGRRVTILEEKDII; translated from the coding sequence ATGATGCTCTCCCTTGGTGTCTTTGTCTCGGGCCGGGGATCCAATCTGCAGGCCCTTTTTGCAGCGATCGAATCGAAGCGTCTGGATGCGCGCATTGTTCTGGTGCTCAGCAACAAGGCGGAGGCAGGTGGCCTGGCCCTTGCCCGCGAATACGGCGTGCCGGCGCTACACCTTGCAGCCGGGCAGTTCCCCTCGGAGGTGGAATACAGCCGCCATCTGGCAGCGCTCCTCACGGAGCATGGTGTTGATTTCATTGTTCTGGCAGGCTATCTGCAAAAGATCCCATCGGCGCTAATCCGGCAGTTTCATCACCGCATTCTCAATATTCATCCCGCGCTCTTGCCTGCATTCGGAGGCAAGGGCATGTACGGCCACCATGTGCATGAGGCGGTCCTCGATTATGGCTGCAAGGTGAGCGGTGTCACGGTGCACCTGGTTGACGACGATTATGACCATGGGGCTCCGGTGCTGCAGCAGTGCGTGCCGGTACGGGAGGACGACACCGCGACCAGCCTCGCCGCCCGCGTGCTCGAGGTGGAGCACGAGATCCTGCCGCGTGCCGTCCAGCTCTTTGCCTCAGGACGAATCCGCATCGCGGGCCGCCGGGTGACGATTCTGGAGGAAAAAGATATCATTTGA